GCCCGCGGCACGTTCACGGCCCGGCGCATCCTCGCCGCGCTCCGCCGGGGCGTTGTCGCTCGACAGGTCGAGGCTCGCGGACATCCCGGTCGCGGCCAGGTCGCGGCGCAGGTCGGGCATGATCGCGCGCAGGGCGTCGCGGCCGGCATCGGTCGGCGCGAACAGTTCGACGCGCACGGACTCCGCGCCGACGACCGCGCGCACGGTGACCGGGCCGAGGTTCTCGGGGGTGACGGTGACCGTCATCACGTGTTCGCCCTTGCCGGCGCTGGCAAGGCTGAACACCGGTCCGGCCACCTGCGTGGCATAGGTAGGTGCCTGCGTCGGCGCGGGTGCCGTGGTTGGGATGGGTGGCGTCACCGGCTGGGTCGGCGCGACGGATGCCGGAGCCTGCGCCGGAGCGACCGCCGACGCCGCTGCGGGCGACACGGCTGGGGCTTGCGTCTGGCCCGCATCCGCGTTGGCGGCGCCGGCACCGCGGGCAGCTCCTGCCGCCAAGCCGTCGGTGCGGAGGGTCGCGAACTGCTGCGATTGATCGTCCGACAAAGTCGTTTGCGACCCTTCGAGGGGGTTCGCCGCGGTCGCACCAGCTGGTGCGAGCCCCTGGCGGACAGCGCCGCTCTGCGCCGTGCCCAGATCTGTGGGTGTTTCGGCGCCGACACCCACCGAATTGGGCACCTCAGCGGTGTGAGCGTCGGCGAGGGTGGTCGGTGTCGTGGGGGCGGTCGGCCCTGCGGCTGCGGCAAGGGTTGAAGTCGTCGGCGCGACTGCTTCGGAACGAGTCGCCGCGGCTGCGAGGTCAGCAATCTCGCCGCCTGCGGCGGCTTGGTCTCCCGCGAGCAGAAGTGCGTCGGCGGCGTCGTCTTGCGCCGCGACTCCCGTCTCCCCCGCCGCGCCGCTGGGCACATCGGTCCCGCGAGCCGTCGCAAAATCGGCCAATGCGGCATCGAAAACACCGGTTTGCGACGTCTCGGCGGCGATTCCGTCGGCCAAGAGGGCCATCGCCAGATCGGTGGCGTCGGTGGCGTCGGTCGCGTCGGCCCCGTCGACCGCTGGGAGCGCTGCACCCAGACCGGTTGCCACGGGCAACCCGACCGGCGCACCTTGCTCGGCTCCGGGGCGTCCGTGCGCGGCTGACTCGGAGCGATCGGTCGCCGACGCGGATGCTTCCGTCGGACCCTGGTCCCTCGCAGACGGCTTCTTGTCGGACCGTTGGCTGGCAACAGTTCCTTCCAGTACCGATCCGAACGCGGCGCCACCGTCGGACGTACCGGGCTTCCCGCCGCGGGCCGGTGCTGCGACCGGAGCCGGCAGCGTGCTGATCGGGGCGCTCATCGGGTCTGTCCCGCGAGTAGGGCGGCCTGAGCCGACTGGGCTGAAGCGATCAGGTCGGTGATCGAGGGCGAGCCGGTTCCGGTCAGGCCCGAGGCTCCGAGGCCGGACAACCCACTCAAGCCAGACAAACCAGGGAATCCGCTCAGCCCGGACAACGCGGTGGATCCGACGACCGGAGCCGGGGCATCCGGAGCCACCCGGCGGATCGTGACGATGTCGGAGTCGTCGAAGTAGACATCGACGATGCGCACGTCCTTGCCGGGGCGCGGCGCGTGGATGATCTTGTCGTCGCCGAGGTAGATCGCGATGTGCTCGCCGCCGCGAGTGATGATCAGGTCGCCAGGCTTCGCCTCGGCGAGCGACGGCACCTCAGTGCCGAGGGTGGACTGGCCGGAGACGAGCCTGGGCACATCGACGCCGAGGTCGGCGAGCGCGCGCTGCACGAGCCCGGAGCAGTCCATGCCGGTGGCGTCCTCGCCGCCGAAGACATACGGCACGCCGAGATACTGCTTGGCGGCGGCCACGATGGCGTCGCCGGTGAGCGCCCCGGCTCCGGGCAGCGCCGCTCCGGTCGCTGTCGTCCGCGAGGCCGGCCCGGCGGCGGCGAGCGCGTCAGCGAAGGCGAGGGCTCCGGTGGGCTTCGGTGACAGCTCGGCGATGGTGGCCTGGATCTGCTGCACGCGGCCGATGGCCTCGGTCATGCTCATCGTGCGTGCTCCCGGTGCCAGGCGACGGAGGCAAGCTCGTCGATCACGGACTGTTCGGTGTGCAGTTCCTCGGCGGCCGCGGCTGCGGTGTGCCGACCGTGCAGTTTCTCGAGCCCGATCGACTGCGCGCGCGCCTCGGCGAAGGCCTGCTCGGCCCGCTGGGCTTCGGCCTGCTGCTCGGTGCGCAGTGCTTCGAGGTCAGCGAGCATGCTGCGGGTGGACGCGCGGGTGGCGGCCAGCGCGTACAGCGTCTGCGTTGAGGTGGCCTCGGTCGGGGTGCCGCCGAGCGCGGTGCGCGCCCGAGCCGCCTGCACGCTGCTCTCGCCGAGACGGGAGTTCGCGGCCGCGAGGGTTGACGCCGCCTGCTCTTCCTGCAGGTGGCGCAGCCGGAGCAGTCCGGCCAGCGGGAACAGTCGTGCCATCAGCGTCCTCCTAGTGCCTGGACGAGACGGGTCAACCGCTCCCAGGTCTCGTCAGCGGGGGTCTGGTCGTCCATCCGTTGGGTGAGGAACGCGCTGATCGCGGCGTCGTGCTCCAGCGCGGCGTCCACGAGCGGGTTCGACCCCTGCTGGTAGGCGCCGACATCGATCAGGTCCTGCGCGCCCCGGCGTGCGGCAAGCACCTTGCGCAGGTACCCGGCGAGCTGGGTGCGTTCCGGCGGGTTCACGCGAGAGGCGACCCGGGAGACCGAGCCGAGGGCGTCGACCGACGGGAAGTGCCCGGTGACCGCCAGCTTGCGGTCGAGCACGACGTGTCCGTCGAGGATCGAGCGCGCGGCATCCGCGATCGGCTCGTTGTGGTCGTCGCCGTCGACGAGCACCGTGTACATGCCGGTCACCGAGCCGATTTCACCGGTTCCTGCCCGTTCGAGCAGTCCGGCGAGCAGCGAGAATGTCGACGGCGGGTAGCCACGGGTTGCCGGCGGCTCCCCCACCGACAGGCCGATCTCGCGCTGCGCCATCGCCACGCGGGTCAGCGAGTCCATCATCAGCATCACGTGCGTGCCCTGCTCGCGGAACGCCTCCGCGATCCGGGTGGCGACGAACGCCGCCCGCAACCGCATCAGGGCGGGCTCATCCGAGGTGGAGACCACGACGATCGAGCGGGCGAGGCCTTCTTCGCCCAGATCGTCCTCAAGGAATTCCCGCACCTCGCGGCCGCGTTCGCCGACGAGGGCGATCACGGATACCTCGGCCTCGGTGCCGCGGGCGATCATCGACAGCAGCGACGACTTGCCCACGCCCGAGCCGGCGAACAGGCCCATGCGCTGGCCACGGCCCACGGTGGTGAGCGAGTCGAGAACCCGCACGCCGAGGTGTAGCGGGGTGTCGATCCGCGCCCGCTGCATGGCCGAGGGGGTCTCGTTGTCGAGCGACACCATGCTGGTGGCGCGGAGCGGGCCCTTGCCGTCGATCGGCCGGCCGAGACCGTCGAGCACCCGGCCGAACAGCGCGGGCCCGGTCGGTACCAGCACCGGGGTGCCCTTTGACCGTGCCGGCGCTCCGGCGTTCACCCCGTTGAGGCGGCCGAATGGCATGCAGCGCACCCCCTCGCGAGTGGTGGCAACGACCTCGGCGTCGACACCGGGGCCGTCGCCGATGGTGACGAGGTCGCCGATGGCGCAGTCCAGGCCGGCGAGTTCGACGCCGAGCCCGACGACCGAGGTCACGGTGCCGACCCGTTCGGGCCGGGCGGCGCTGAGTGCGGTGGCTAGTCTCACTCGGCCACCTCCGCGAGCAGGGCGGCCTTCGCGCGCGCCAGGGCGGTGCTGATCCGGGCGTCCAGGTAGCCGTCGGCGAATTCGGTGATGGCCCCGCCGGCTTCGATCGCGGGATCGGCGACGAGTTCGATGCCGGCTCGATCACCGGTGCCGGCGTCCAGGCGGGCAAGGTCGGTCGGATGCATCCGCACCCGGTGTGCCGTGGCGACATCGACCGGGCTGAGGGCGCGGTCCAGCGCTGCGCGCGCGGTGCGCTCGCCGTGCTCCAGTTCATAGCCGAGGATGGCTTCGGCCAGTTCGATGGCGGCTTCGGCGAGGGTCCGCTGCACGTCGGCGATCACCGGCACCGTCGCGGCATCCAGCGCGCCGGCGGCGCGGGCGAGCATCATCTCGGCGCGATCCCGTTGTTCTCGGGCGCGCTGCTGCTCCAGCAGGTTCTCGGTGGCCAGACGGTCCTTGAGCGCGGCCACCTCTGCCTCCGCGGCGCGCAGGCCGTCGGCGTACCCGGCGGCGTGGCCGCGGGAGCGCGCCTGCAGTTCGATGCGCTCGCTCTGCGGGTCGGCCAGCGCCGGGAAGGTGAGCTTCGAGAAGACCTCAGTAGACATACTCGTCCTCGTCGCCGCGCTGCACGGTGATGCTGCCCTGCGCTTCCAGGTCGCGGATGGCGCGCACGATCTCGGAACGGGCTTCCTCCACTTGAGACATCCGCACCGGTCCCAGGTTCTGCGTCTCGTCGTCGAGCACGGTCCGGTTGCGCTCGGAGAGGTTGGTGCGGATGGTATCGATGACGGTCTCGCTGGAACCCTTCATCGCCGTCGCCAGCACGACCGGGTCGATGCCGCGCAGCACCTGCTGCACGTCGCGAGCCTCGAGCTTGACGATGTCGGCGAAGGTGAGCATGCGCGAGCGCACTTCTTCGGCCAGGTCGGGGTCGCGTTCCTCGAGTCCGTCGAGCAGCGCCTTCTCCGTGGCGACATCCGCACGGTTGATGATCTCGACCAGTGGCTGCACGCCGCCCACCACCTCGGTGGGTTCGTGGGAGCCGACGACGGCGCCGGCGCGGATCTTCAGTGTTTCGGCGACGACGCCGACCGCTTCGGGTGTGGCGCTGCCCATGGTGGCGATGCACTGGGCGACGTCGGTGCGAACCGGGTCGACCAGGCCGGTGAGCACGCTGGACGCCTGGTCGGGGCGCAAATGGGCCAGCACCAGGGCGACGGTCTGCGGCAGTTCGCCATCGAGCAGGGTCTGCACCTGGCCCGGCTCGGCGGTGTCGAGGAATTCGAATGCCTTGCCCGCCATCGAGGAGGCGACGCGGTCCATCAGGCCGGCGGCGCGTTCGGCGCCGAAGGATGCCTCGAGCAGGCCGACCGCGACATCCCGTCCGCCGCGCGCCGCACGCGCACCGCTCAGCGTGAGGTCGTAGAACTCGGAGACGGCCTTCTCGGCGAGCGCTGAGTCGACGCGGCGCAACCGGATGATCTCGGCGGCAATCTCCTCGGCCTCGGTCTCGCTGAACTGCTTCATCACCTGGGCGGCGCGCTCGTTGCTCATGTTCATGAGCACCACGGCGACCTTCTGGGTGCCGGTCAGTTCGGTGATCGTGTCGGTCATGCCCGCTGCCTGTCGTCCATCAGCCCGCGCAGGACTTCGGCGGTGCGGGCCGGGTCACGCTCGGCGAGCGATCCGATCTCGGCGCGCTTGCGGTCGATGTCGGTCGGTGCCGGTGTCGGCAGTGGTTCGAGCACGGCCGTCTCGGCGGGTGCTTCGAGCTCGATCGGCAGGGTCATGGCATCCAGGGCCGAGTGGGTCTGGTGCAGTTCGCCCAGTTCGATCGCCTCACGCTGCTGGTTGCGGTTGCGGCGCGCGTAGAGGATCAGCGCGAGCACGATCGGCAGGATGATCGCCAGCGCGATGATCGCGGTGCGCACGATCGACATGATCTGCTCCATGGTGGCCGCCTCTTCGGCAGCCTTGAGCGCTTCGGCGGCAGCCTCGGCACCGGCCGTGTTGAACGGCACCACCTCGACGGTGACCTCGTCGCCGCGGGCCGCGTCGATGCCCGCCGCCGCCGCGACCAGGTCGCTGACATTCCGGACGCTGACATCCCCGGCGACAGCTTCGTTGAGCGCCACGGACACCGACTGCCGGTTGATCGCGCCCGCCGGGATGACCCGGGATTCGGTGATCTTGTTCACCGCGTTGTTGCGGGTGGAGGTCTCGGAGTTGAAGGTGCCCTGACCGTTTCCGCCGTTAGGCACGGCGATGTTGTCCGGTCCGAGCACGCCAGCGGCAGTGCCACCGCTGCCCTCGTACGACTCCACCGTGCTCGACTCGTTCAGCGCCGGGCCGTTCTCGGGGGTGGTGAAGGACTCCTCGATGCGCTCAGCCGACTCGGTGCTGACATCGGCGGCGACCACGACGGTGGCGTTGCCGGGGCCGACGACCTGGTCGAGCATCGCCTGGACGGCGCCGCGCACGCGCTGCTCGTAGTCGGTGGCCTGCTTGTCGGCACCGCCGACGGCGCCGACTCCGACCGCGGAAAGCACAGTACCGGCCGCGTCGATGACCGCGACGTTCTCCGGAGTCATCCCGTCGATCGAGGCGGAGGTGAGGTGCACGATGGCCTGGACCTGGTCGCTGGACAGGGTGACGCCGTTCTGTGTCTGGACAAACACCGAGGCGGTGGGTGCGGTCTTCTCGGAGACGAACACCGTCTCTTCGGGGATCGCCAACCGCACCGACGAGGTCTTCACGCCATCCAGCGCCGAGATGGTCGCGGCCAGCTCACCCTCGAGGGCGCGCTTGTAGGTCACCGACTGCTGGAACTCGGAGGCGGTCACACCCATTTCATCCAGCAGCGAGTATCCGCCGTTGGACGAGGACGGCAGTCCAGCCGCGGCAGCCTTCAGGCGCTGGTCGTAGACGCTTTCCTCGGGAACGAGAATGGTGCCGCCACCGTTGGTGAGCTCGTACGACACCCCGTCGGCGCGCAGCTGCTCGACGATGGTGTTGGCGTCCGACCCGTTCAGACCCGAGAACAGCGGCGTGTACGCCGGCTTCGCAAGCCACGTGGTGAGCGCGGCGATGCCGAGCACCAGCACCGCCAGGCCAATGAGCGCGATGGTGCGCTGGGCGACGGTGAACTGGCGGATGCTCTGCCCGAGCCGGGCGAAGAACGACGTGACTTGCTGGGGCATTACGCCTGCATCCTCATGATCTCGTTGAACGCGTCAACACCCTTGTTCCGCACCGCGGCGACCAGTTCCAGGGTGACCTGGGCGCGGGTGGAGGCGAGGGTGGCGTTGTGGATGTCGGAGAGGTCCCCGGTCACCGCCTGGATGGCGAGCTCGTTCGAGGTGGCCTGCAACGACTGCGCGTTGTCGATGGCGCCGGTGAGGGCACTACCGAAACCCGCACCGTCGGTCTCACGAACCGGCTGCGCGGCAGGCAGGTAACCGGTTGCGGTGACACCCGCGACGGAGGGAATGGAGAAAGCCATCAGTTCTTTCCGATCTGCAGTGCTGCCTGGTAAGTCTCACGAGCCCGGTCGACCACGGCCGCGTTGGCCTGGTAGCCGCGCTGCGCCATGATCAGTTGCCCCATCTGGGAGGCCATATCGATGTCGGGGTACCGCACGTAGCCGTTCTCGTCGGCGAGCGGGTGTTCCGGCTCGTGCACCATCCGGCCTTCGGCGTCGCCGAATGCGGCGCCGGAGACATAGACGCCGCCTCCCTCGCCTTCCTGGGCGACGATGTAGCGGGCTTGGAACGCGGCGCCGTCGGTCGAGGTGGCGGTATTGACGTTGGCGAGGTTGTCGGAGACCGCGTCCAGCCACTTGCGGTGCACGGTCAGGGCGGTGCCGGCGATGCCGATCGCGTCGAAAGTCATCAGTTCGTCCTCATCGCTGTGCGTAGTCCGGTGAAGGTGCCCTCGACGGCGCGCGCGGCGAACTGGTAGCGCAGCACGGTGTCGACATTGGACAGGGTCTCGGTGTCGAGGTTGACGTTGTTGCCATCCAGCCGGGTCGGCTCAAGCGAGCGCTCGACGGTGGCGTTCGCGGCGCCGTTGCCGGCGGCCACCGAGCGGGCGATGGCGTCTTCGAATTGCACGCGCTGGGCGGTGTAGCCGGGCGTGTTGACGTTGGCGATGTTGTTGGCGATCATGCGCTGGCGCAGCGCGAGGCCGTCGAGCGCGCTGGTCATGGCGGCGGACGTCACGGAATCAAGCAACGACTGTTCCCCTGTTGTCGTGGCGGATGGCCGATCCCTGGCCTGTGCGGTGAGCGATCCCTGCTCTCTACCTGCGACTGTCGGCCACCCCAAACGATTCGTTAGGGATTATTCGAATTTCCTCAGCCGGTGACGTCGAGGTAGACAGATCGTTCGGAATCGTGTGCCGACGGCACCGATTTGACCGCGTTCAAGTGCCGGCCGATCTGCTCGCGTTGCTCGGTCATCAGTGCGATCGCGTCGCGCTGGGCGTCGAGGAGCCCGCGGGCGCGGGCCTCGAGTTCGGGCGGGATGGGGCCGAGGTCCTCAGGCGGTGTCCAGTCCGAGGCATCCGGATGCCGCAGCTCACGCTCGAGTTCATCCAGCGCGTCGGACCAGGTGTCAGGCCGGGTCTCAGGCAAAGTTGACGTTTCCGGTGACCCGAGCAGGCTGGGCTTCGGAGGCCTCGTGCCAGGCCTGGCGCAGCGGCTCGAGCAGCGCGATGCTCTCGCGGGTGCGCTCGACGTCGCGGTTCACGTTGGCGTTCACGAGCGCGGTGGACACGTAGGCGTACAGCGCGCGCAGGCCCTGTCCGCCGTCCCACGCGTCGACATTCAGCGAGCTGGTCAGCTCGGCGATGATCGCCTGGGCGTGCAGCAGGTTCTCGGATGCCACCGGCCACTGCCCATTCAGCTGGGCAGCCTCGGCGCGGCCGAGGTCGACCAGCAGACGGTCGTAGAGCATGGTGAGCAGGCGGGCCGGGCTGGCTGAGAGGATGGCCTCGCGGTTCAGCTGGGCGCGCTTTTGGGCGGCGTTCACGATCATGGTCATTACTTGTTCGAGTTCGGCTTGGGCAGTGCGGCGAGCTGCGAACTGAGCCACGCGGACTGCGAGTTGAGCGCGCTCATCTGTACTTCGAGGGCGGAGTAGGTGCGCTCGAGTGTTGCCTGGCGGGTCGAGAGTCGGCGGTCCCATTCCATAACCTGATCGCTCATCCGGCTGATCATCGACTCTTGGCCCTTGATCCGGGAGGTGATCTGGCCGTCGTACTTGTCGGAGAGGTTCGTTGCGGCGGCGTCCAGGCGGGAGGCGATCTCCTGCAGCGTTGATTGAACGAAGGCGGGGTCATCCTTGAGCGCTTGCTCAAACTTCTCGGCGTTGAACTCGACCTTGCCGTCCTTGGTGATGACGATGCCGATTTCAGAGGGCGAGCGTCCGGCGACTGGGCTCGTGGCCGCCGAGAGGATGCTGCGGGTCACGTCTCGGGCGGTGCTGTCTCCAGTGAAAACGCCGCCCTTGGTTGCGCCTGTGGCGCTCGTTGAGACGGACGAGTTGACGGCGATGAGCGACAGCACGGAGTTGATCGACGCGACCAGGTCTTGGCCAACCTTGGTGGTTGCTTCGGAGTCGCGCGCGACGGACAGGGTTACCGCGGCGGTCGGCTTGCCGGAGATGGTGACGTCGACGCCGGGAAGCAGGTCCGCGAAGGTGTTTGTGCTCGAGGTGATGACCTGCGCAGCAGGGGTGTTTGCCCAGAGGGTGACCTCGGCGTCCAATGCCTCGGATGCTTGGTTAGTGGTCGTCGTCCCCGACATGCTGAACGTGTTCGCCGCGCCCGTTTCGTTTGCGCTGAACTGCACGCGGAAGAGTCCACCGCCGGCAGCGACCTTGGTCGCGGTGATTCCGATGTCTGCGGAGTTGACGGCGGAGACGACGTCGTCGAGGGAGGTCGAAGCCGCCGTGATCGTGGTGTCTACGCCACCTTTGGTGATGACAAACGACGACTCATTCCAGGCGCTCACCGGGTCAGACACTGTGACCTGTCGCTGAGCGAGCTGCTTGACGGCGATGTCGATGGAGCCTGCTGCGGCTCCGCTCTTGGTGGTCGCGGTGACCATCTCGGAGCTGCTGGTCCCGCTGAAGAGATCGAGCGAGGTCGGCTTCGCGGCCTTCTCCGCGAGCTCACCGAGACTGGCAACGCGGGTGTTCAGCGCCTGCAGGGCAGACACCATAGTTTGCGTCTCGCTGATCCGGTTTTTGATCAGGTTCTGCGGGATCGCTTCGATCTGCATGAGGGAGCGGATGAGTGCGGAGGAGTCGAGTCCACTAGCCAGTCCGGGCAGTGCGATTGCCATTTTCTGCTCCCCTTGAATTCGTACTATCTGTGAATGCTGCGAACGCCCGGTGGCAGCCGCGCGGCGAGGTCCAGTTCACCGTTCGGCCGCCACCAGGCGCCGTTCGCTACAGCAAGTTGGCTAGGTCTTAGCCGAGGAGCTGCAGCACACCCTGGTTGGACTGGTTCGCCTGAGCGAGCATCGCGGTGCCGGCCTGCGACAGGATGTTCGCGCGGGTGAAGTTGACCATTTCGCCAGCCATGTCGGTGTCGCGGATGCGCGACTCAGCAGCGGAGAGGTTCTCGCGCGACACGTTGAGGCTGTTGATGGTCGACTCGAAGCGGTTCTGAATCGCACCAAGGCCGGCGCGGGCCGTCGAGATTCCCGTAATCTCGGCGTCGAGGAACGCGATGGACGCGGCTGCGTTCGCTGCCGTGTCGAACTTCAGTTCGGACGGTCCACCAGCTGCGAGCTTTGCGGCGACGGCGGAAACGTTCGCGTTGGTGAGGTCGACGTTGATCTGGTCGTTGGCCGCAACGCTCCCGGCTCCGACGTGGAAAGTTAGCGACGTCTGGGCACCCGCTGTGACGCTGTCAACGTCACCGCTCAGGAGGCTGATTCCGTTGAAGTTGGTTGAGCTCCCGATACGAGTGAGCTCGCTGACGAGCGCGTCCGACTCGGTCTTGATCGCTGCGCGCGACTCGACGTTGTTCGAGTCGTTACCGGCCTGGACGGCGAGGTCACGCATGCGCTGCAGGATCGAGTGGACCTCGGTCAGGGCGCCTTCCGCGGTCTGGATGACCGAGATGCCGTCCTGGGCGTTGCGAGCGGCAACGGTGAGGCCGTTGACCTGCGAACGCAGGCCCTCGGAGATCGCCAGGCCGGCCGCGTCATCCGCTGCACGGTTGATACGCAGACCGCTCGACAGCTTCTCGAGCGACTTCGACAGGTCGTTCTGCGTGTTGGACAGGTTGCGGTGAGCGTTGAGCGCCGCAATGTTGGTGTTGATCTGCATACCCATGATGAATTCCTCCGTGATTGGGTCTGATACGCCGGCCCATCCATGGGCTGACACTGTGAGCTATCGGCAGCGGAGCGGCCACCGTTAGCAAAGCTGTGAAATTTTTTTGTCAGGCAGGAACGCGGAGCGACGCGCTGCCGAGCTGGGCGAGGCCCGATGCTGCGGATCGCATCGCCGCGGAACTCGCACCGAGGCGGTCGAGGTAGGCAGAGCGGCTCGACGCCGCGATGCGCGACTTGGTCTCTGACTTGTCGTCCGGGTCATCCGCGTAGTGCGTGACCAGGCCGTCGTGCAGCAGCCGGATCGCCTCCGAACGCTGCTGCGACACCGCCGAATGAGTGATGCCGAGCTCGTCGGCGATCTCCTTCACCGAGCGGTCGTGGAAGTACACCGCCTCGACGATCAGCCGCATCCGCTCCGGCAGGGCGTGCACTGCCGCCCGCAGGAATGCGAACCTCTCAGCGGTGAGAATGCCTTCCTCGGGCAGCGGGGCATCGGCGGCGAGGATGTCGGCGGTCGCCTCATCGAGGGTGGACACGACGCGCGAAGCATCCGACAGTCCGGCGGCGGCCGTCTCACGATCAACGCCGAGAGCTGCCGCGATCTCATCGACCGAAGGGGCGCGGCCCAAGGCAGCGGACAACGTGTCCTGTACCGCCTGGGTCTCCTTGATCCGACGGCGGGTAGAGCGGCTGGCCCAGTCGCTGGAGCGCATCTCGTCGGCGAACGCACCAACGATGCGCCGGCGGGCAAAGGCCCCGAACGGGATGCCGAGCTCGGCCTTGTAGGAATCGGCGGCAGTGATCAGCGCGACGGAACCGGCCGAAGCGAGGTCCTCACGACTCAGGTGAGTGGCACGACGGGCCACTTCGCTGACGAGATATCCGACGAGCGGAAGATTCTCGACCACGAGCTGATTACGTTCTACACGATTCACTGGCTGGACCCCCGGAACACGTTCTTTGACTGTGGTGCGCGTTTCGGGTTCGCGGCATTGAATTACGGGGTAAGCAGTTTGTGGTGCGGGATGTGGATTCAGCGAGAGGGAAGCTCGCGTCTTCGTGTTCTCATCGTGCACTAAAGCCTGTGATCGATTCCATGCCGACTCACCCCCCAGTCCGGGTATCCCCCAAGCGGGTGTCGGCTATTTCTGTACCCCGTCGCTAACGGCTCGTCCGACCCTGCCGATAGTGCTCATCAGCAAGGCGAGGGCTGGGTGTCCGAGGACATCCAGGGGAAGTTCGGCGCCGAAACAACAGAAGCCATGACAACAGAGTCGGAGGACACGTGAGCGCCCAAGATCTATCGGCGTTGCTCTGGCGCGAACGGGAGTTGCTGGAACTCCTCACGTTCAAGCTCGAGGAAGAACAACTCCTGCTCACGGCCGGAAAGACCAAGTGGCTTCCGCATGCAACCCGTGAGGTCGAGCAGGTGATGGACCGGCTGCGGGAGGCTGGTCTTGGCCGCTCGATCGCTGTGTCGGCGCTCGCCAGGGAATGGGGCACCGACGAGAACGCGACCCTGCGAGAACTCGTGGCGCACGCCCCGCTCGGCCCCTGGTCGGACATCTTCACCGCCCACCTGCAGGCGATGACCGATCTCGCCAACCAGATCAAGCAGCTGCGCGATACCAACGAACAGTTCCTTCGGGCCGCCGCGCGATCCACGCAGGAGACCCTCGCTCGGCTCAACGTCGAGGCCGGCACCTATGACGCGCATGGCACCGCGGGCTCGGATGTCGGGACCGCCCACCTTGTCGACAGGAGTCTGTGATGAGCACGTTCAGCGGATTGAACACCGCCTACACCGGCCTTGTCGCCGCCCGCAAGGGACTCGACGTCGTCGGCCAGAACATCGCCAATGCGACCACGGACGGTTACACCCGCCAGCG
The Diaminobutyricimonas sp. LJ205 genome window above contains:
- a CDS encoding FliI/YscN family ATPase; translated protein: MRLATALSAARPERVGTVTSVVGLGVELAGLDCAIGDLVTIGDGPGVDAEVVATTREGVRCMPFGRLNGVNAGAPARSKGTPVLVPTGPALFGRVLDGLGRPIDGKGPLRATSMVSLDNETPSAMQRARIDTPLHLGVRVLDSLTTVGRGQRMGLFAGSGVGKSSLLSMIARGTEAEVSVIALVGERGREVREFLEDDLGEEGLARSIVVVSTSDEPALMRLRAAFVATRIAEAFREQGTHVMLMMDSLTRVAMAQREIGLSVGEPPATRGYPPSTFSLLAGLLERAGTGEIGSVTGMYTVLVDGDDHNEPIADAARSILDGHVVLDRKLAVTGHFPSVDALGSVSRVASRVNPPERTQLAGYLRKVLAARRGAQDLIDVGAYQQGSNPLVDAALEHDAAISAFLTQRMDDQTPADETWERLTRLVQALGGR
- the fliF gene encoding flagellar basal-body MS-ring/collar protein FliF, producing MPQQVTSFFARLGQSIRQFTVAQRTIALIGLAVLVLGIAALTTWLAKPAYTPLFSGLNGSDANTIVEQLRADGVSYELTNGGGTILVPEESVYDQRLKAAAAGLPSSSNGGYSLLDEMGVTASEFQQSVTYKRALEGELAATISALDGVKTSSVRLAIPEETVFVSEKTAPTASVFVQTQNGVTLSSDQVQAIVHLTSASIDGMTPENVAVIDAAGTVLSAVGVGAVGGADKQATDYEQRVRGAVQAMLDQVVGPGNATVVVAADVSTESAERIEESFTTPENGPALNESSTVESYEGSGGTAAGVLGPDNIAVPNGGNGQGTFNSETSTRNNAVNKITESRVIPAGAINRQSVSVALNEAVAGDVSVRNVSDLVAAAAGIDAARGDEVTVEVVPFNTAGAEAAAEALKAAEEAATMEQIMSIVRTAIIALAIILPIVLALILYARRNRNQQREAIELGELHQTHSALDAMTLPIELEAPAETAVLEPLPTPAPTDIDRKRAEIGSLAERDPARTAEVLRGLMDDRQRA
- the fliG gene encoding flagellar motor switch protein FliG, with the translated sequence MTDTITELTGTQKVAVVLMNMSNERAAQVMKQFSETEAEEIAAEIIRLRRVDSALAEKAVSEFYDLTLSGARAARGGRDVAVGLLEASFGAERAAGLMDRVASSMAGKAFEFLDTAEPGQVQTLLDGELPQTVALVLAHLRPDQASSVLTGLVDPVRTDVAQCIATMGSATPEAVGVVAETLKIRAGAVVGSHEPTEVVGGVQPLVEIINRADVATEKALLDGLEERDPDLAEEVRSRMLTFADIVKLEARDVQQVLRGIDPVVLATAMKGSSETVIDTIRTNLSERNRTVLDDETQNLGPVRMSQVEEARSEIVRAIRDLEAQGSITVQRGDEDEYVY
- the fliE gene encoding flagellar hook-basal body complex protein FliE, whose translation is MAFSIPSVAGVTATGYLPAAQPVRETDGAGFGSALTGAIDNAQSLQATSNELAIQAVTGDLSDIHNATLASTRAQVTLELVAAVRNKGVDAFNEIMRMQA
- a CDS encoding C40 family peptidase gives rise to the protein MSMTEAIGRVQQIQATIAELSPKPTGALAFADALAAAGPASRTTATGAALPGAGALTGDAIVAAAKQYLGVPYVFGGEDATGMDCSGLVQRALADLGVDVPRLVSGQSTLGTEVPSLAEAKPGDLIITRGGEHIAIYLGDDKIIHAPRPGKDVRIVDVYFDDSDIVTIRRVAPDAPAPVVGSTALSGLSGFPGLSGLSGLSGLGASGLTGTGSPSITDLIASAQSAQAALLAGQTR
- a CDS encoding flagellar basal body rod protein FlgC yields the protein MTFDAIGIAGTALTVHRKWLDAVSDNLANVNTATSTDGAAFQARYIVAQEGEGGGVYVSGAAFGDAEGRMVHEPEHPLADENGYVRYPDIDMASQMGQLIMAQRGYQANAAVVDRARETYQAALQIGKN
- a CDS encoding flagellar hook-length control protein FliK — protein: MSAPISTLPAPVAAPARGGKPGTSDGGAAFGSVLEGTVASQRSDKKPSARDQGPTEASASATDRSESAAHGRPGAEQGAPVGLPVATGLGAALPAVDGADATDATDATDLAMALLADGIAAETSQTGVFDAALADFATARGTDVPSGAAGETGVAAQDDAADALLLAGDQAAAGGEIADLAAAATRSEAVAPTTSTLAAAAGPTAPTTPTTLADAHTAEVPNSVGVGAETPTDLGTAQSGAVRQGLAPAGATAANPLEGSQTTLSDDQSQQFATLRTDGLAAGAARGAGAANADAGQTQAPAVSPAAASAVAPAQAPASVAPTQPVTPPIPTTAPAPTQAPTYATQVAGPVFSLASAGKGEHVMTVTVTPENLGPVTVRAVVGAESVRVELFAPTDAGRDALRAIMPDLRRDLAATGMSASLDLSSDNAPAERGEDAPGRERAAGNQPSATSDGRTAEPVPSHHAPVVFGGTPTIDVMA
- a CDS encoding FliH/SctL family protein — translated: MSTEVFSKLTFPALADPQSERIELQARSRGHAAGYADGLRAAEAEVAALKDRLATENLLEQQRAREQRDRAEMMLARAAGALDAATVPVIADVQRTLAEAAIELAEAILGYELEHGERTARAALDRALSPVDVATAHRVRMHPTDLARLDAGTGDRAGIELVADPAIEAGGAITEFADGYLDARISTALARAKAALLAEVAE